Proteins co-encoded in one Medicago truncatula cultivar Jemalong A17 chromosome 8, MtrunA17r5.0-ANR, whole genome shotgun sequence genomic window:
- the LOC25502044 gene encoding protein LURP-one-related 4, which produces MAKVHPHQESTSSDSLISRSNKRETYTVWMKSLVLHSNGCTVYDSKGNIVYRVDNYDKKGGREVNLMDLQGNVLCTIKKRLLVFGCWEGHKYCNNSTFRSQKEQPWFQVKRCHKVFSGKIACQIKVGSQNLCIERISIGKSFAFRIVNKDGEIIAEAKQKQSSSGVVLSNDVLTLDLATGVDHSLITALITVYGLICGLM; this is translated from the coding sequence ATGGCCAAAGTTCATCCACATCAAGAATCCACATCCTCTGATTCTCTCATCAGCAGGTCTAATAAAAGAGAAACATATACTGTATGGATGAAATCACTTGTTCTCCACTCCAATGGTTGCACTGTCTATGATTCAAAGGGTAACATCGTTTATCGAGTTGATAACTATGACAAGAAAGGTGGAAGAGAAGTGAATCTCATGGATCTACAAGGCAATGTTCTCTGCACCATCAAAAAGAGATTACTAGTTTTTGGATGTTGGGAAGGCCACAAATATTGCAACAATTCTACTTTTAGAAGCCAAAAGGAACAACCATGGTTTCAAGTTAAAAGATGTCATAAGGTTTTCTCTGGGAAAATAGCTTGCCAGATTAAAGTGGGGAGCCAAAATTTGTGTATAGAAAGAATCAGTATAGGAAAATCATTTGCTTTTCGGATAGTAAACAAAGATGGAGAAATCATTGCTGAGGCAAAGCAAAAACAGTCATCCTCAGGGGTTGTTCTGAGTAACGATGTTCTAACGTTGGATTTGGCCACCGGCGTGGATCATTCCCTTATTACGGCTTTGATAACGGTATATGGATTGATATGCGGCTTGATGTAG
- the LOC25502045 gene encoding protein LURP-one-related 4: MARIYPQQESTACSVSNDQCHISRSNKRETYTVWMKSLVLHSNGCTVYDSNGNIVYRVDNYDKKGRREVNLMDLQGNLLCTIKKTLLAFGCWEGYKYCNNSNFGSQEEQPWFQVKRCTKIITGKVACQIKVGSQNLCIERISTGKSFAFRIVNKNGEIIAEAKQKQSSSGVVLSNDVLTLDLAAGTDHSLIMALITVYGLICGKM; the protein is encoded by the coding sequence ATGGCCAGAATTTATCCTCAACAAGAATCCACAGCATGCTCTGTGTCTAATGATCAGTGTCATATCAGCAGGTCTAATAAAAGAGAAACATATACTGTATGGATGAAATCACTTGTTCTTCACTCCAATGGTTGCACTGTCTATGATTCAAACGGTAACATCGTTTATCGAGTTGATAACTATGACAAAAAAGGTAGAAGAGAAGTGAATCTAATGGATCTACAAGGGAATCTTCTTTGCACCATCAAAAAGACATTACTAGCTTTTGGATGTTGGGAAGGCTACAAATATTGTAACAATTCTAATTTTGGAAGCCAAGAGGAACAACCATGGTTCCAAGTTAAAAGATGTACTAAGATTATCACAGGAAAAGTAGCTTGTCAGATTAAAGTAGGGTCCCAAAATTTGTGCATAGAAAGAATCAGTACAGGAAAATCATTTGCTTTTAGGATAGTAAACAAAAATGGAGAAATCATTGCAGAGGCAAAGCAAAAACAGTCTTCATCCGGGGTTGTTCTGAGTAATGATGTTCTAACTTTGGATTTGGCTGCTGGAACGGATCATTCCCTTATAATGGCTTTGATTACGGTCTACGGATTGATATGCGGAAAAATGTAG
- the LOC25502046 gene encoding protein LURP-one-related 4 — translation MTRVYPHQESTTSSESHNRCLNRSCNKRETYTVWMKSLVLHSNGCTVYDSNGSIVYRVENYDRKGGREVTLMNLKGNVLCTIKKRLLAFGCWEGHKYCNNSSLRRQEEQPWFKVKRCHKVISGKIACQIKVGSQNMCIERISIGKSFAFRIVNKNGEIIAEAKQKQSSSGVVLSNDVLTLDLAAGVDHSLIIALITVYGLICGLM, via the exons ATGACAAGAGTTTATCCTCATCAAGAATCCACAACATCCTCTGAATCCCATAATCGTTGTCTCAACCGTAGTTGTAATAAAAGAGAAACATATACTGTGTGGATGAAATCACTTGTTCTACACTCTAATGGTTGCACTGTTTATGATTCAAATGGTAGCATCGTTTATCGAGTTGAAAACTATGACAGAAAGGGTGGAAGGGAAGTTACTCTCATGAATCTAAAAGGAAATGTTCTCTGTACAATAAAAAAG AGATTACTAGCTTTTGGATGCTGGGAAGGCCACAAATATTGCAACAATTCAAGTTTAAGAAGGCAAGAGGAGCAACCATGGTTCAAAGTTAAAAGATGTCATAAGGTTATATCAGGGAAAATAGCTTGCCAGATTAAAGTGGGATCCCAAAATATGTGCATAGAAAGAATCAGCATAGGAAAATCATTTGCTTTTAGGATAGTAAACAAAAATGGAGAAATCATTGCAGAGGCAAAGCAAAAACAGTCTTCATCAGGGGTTGTTCTGAGTAATGATGTTCTAACTTTGGATTTGGCGGCTGGCGTGGATCATTCCCTTATAATCGCTCTGATCACGGTCTATGGTTTGATATGCGGCTTAATGTAG